The nucleotide window GAAATGAAATAGAAGAAATAGATCAAGAAATAATAAACCTAATACACAAAAGAACCGCCATGGCAGGAGATATAGCTAAAATAAAAGACAAAAACGACATCCCAATAAGAGACGACCAACAAAACAAAAAAGTAATCTCCCGAGCCACCGAAATGGCCGTTGAAAAAGGAATCGACACAGGATCGGTCAAAAAAATATTCGAAACCCTAATCGAAATGAACATAGAAAAACAAGAAAACCTATTAGGAAAAGGAAACCTACCATAAAAAACCTCCAACACCCCTCCGAGACCTATCGAATTTAACTTTTGTGAGAGTTTGAGAGAGCAGTAAGCCCTATCCTCTTTAGGGAGAGAAGGGATCTCACATTAATCGATATAGAAAAAACATACCTCAAATAGGTAGAATAGAATTAAAAACCCGTATGTTGGTTTAGCTTGGTTTCTCTCGCTGAATGTATCTATCTATTTCTTCAATAAACTCACTTAGTTTCTCGGTATCTCCTTTTTCTATAATCTTCTCTATCTCCATGTATCGTTCTATTGTTTCTTGGTGTATCTCAGGGATGTAGTTGTTGTGTGTCTGTATCGATGCGTAGAGACTTGGGTTTTGAACCAAAACTCGATCAAGGTCTTTTAACAATAACTGGAATGTAGGTGTTGTTAGGTCTTTGTTTTTCTCTATCTCATATTCTTGGTCTTTTAGTATTGAGCCGAACAGAATTAGTAGTAGGTGGGAGGCCCCCTGTACAACCGCCATAGCTTTATCATGTTCTTTGGCGCTCATTATACGTACATTGCCGCCATCTTTTTCTATATACTCTTTAACTCTCTCTAAACAACCTCCACTATCTACTGGAACTAAAACTACGTTTTTGTCTTGGAAACCGGTTTCTTGAGGCCCAAATAAGGGGTGTGTACCTATGGTGTTGACATAATCTGGTACATGTTTCTTCATTGCCTCTACAGGCTCTTCTTTAACTGAGGTTACATCCATCAGTAAGGAGCCTTCCTTCATTTTTGGACCAACTTCCTGAATTATTTTGGGGGTTATCGCTATTGGTACACTAACTATGACTATGTCTGAGTATTTAATTGAGCTATAATCTTCATGGAAGGTTATGTCTTTGTTATCTACGTATTTGAGTCCGGCTTTTTTGTTTTTATCTGTTATATGGATTTCGTGTTTCGGTGTGTTTAGGGTTTCAGCTATCCATTGACCCATTCTTCCGGCTCCACCGATGACTGTGATTTTATGTTTTTCTGTCATTCTTTTAGCTCCTTAAGCACCGCTTCTCGCATATCTTTGGTTGGTGGTTTTTTACCTGTCCATATCTCGAATGAGGCTGCGCCTTGTTGGACCAACATCTCGACGCCGTTTATCGTTGTTGCACCAACCTTTTCAGCTTCTTTTAGAAGTTTTGTTTTTAGAGGTCTGTATACTAGGTCGAAAACGGTTAGGTCTTTATGTAGGTTTTCTTCTGTTGTTATTGATTTGTCGGTGTTTGGATGCATGCCGACTGGGGTTGAGTTGACCAGTAGGTCTGCATCGACCAACTCTTTTTTTAGTTTATTTAGTTCTCCATAACTGGATTCGACATCCTGTGTAGTTAGTAGTTCACTTATTTTTTTGGCTTTTGTTGGGGTTCTGTTGAGGACAACAACTTTGTTGGCTATGTCTTTTAGGGCTATGCAGACTCCTCTGGCTGCTCCACCTGCCCCTACAACTACTGCTTTATTGTAGTGTTGGTTTTTTTGGGTAACTGCTTTTTTAGCTCCGATTATGTCTGTGTTGTATCCTTTTATTGTTTTTTTTAGGTCTATTGTGTTTACTGCGCCTGCGAGTTTTGCTTCTTCGCTGACTTTGTTTGATATTTCTAGTGCTTTCTCTTTGTGTGGGATTGTTACGTTTAAACCGCCTAAGCCTAGGGCTTTTGCGCCTTTAACTGCGTCATAAACGTTTTTTTCTTGAACCTGAAATAAATGGTAGGTATGTGGTAAATCTAGTTTTTTGAATGCTGTGTTTTGCATAGGTGGTGATAGGCTGTGGCTTACTGGATCTCCGATCAATCCATATATTTTTTGTTTCAATAGATATCCCTCAACAACCCCTTGATCTTGTTAATTGGTATTTGTCCAGGAGCTGTTTCTTCTCCTATCGGTGCGTATATGATGTCTGAACCATATAGTGGACCGATTACTCTTGAGTGTTTTCCAACATCACCCATTGATATTGAGCATAATGGCTTGCCTAACTCTTTTTTAACTGTGTATGTAGCTCTCATTAATGAAAGTACATCGAGTGGTGTTTTAGCCATATAAGCCACTTTAGCTATATCACCGATCTCCATGCATTCTTCTATTTTCATTGCGATCTCTGTTGTTCTTGGTGTTAAGGAGTGGTTGTGGTAGGAAACTATTATGGGAACTCCTTGTTCCCTAGCTTTATCAATTAATTTATCTCTAAGGTCTCGAGGGGTATGTAGTTCTATGTCGATTATGTCTGCAAAACCCATAAAAGAAATTAGGTCTTCAACTCGATTTGACTCTGATCCATCGTACTCTCCGCCCTCTTTCTCCCGTCTGTTGGTGATTATTAAAGATGGCCCACTTCTTATTTCCGATAACCCTCTTTTTAGGTCCCGATAACTATCTTGATTTATTTTATCTATTCTTAATTCTATTAAGTCTGTTTTTTGGTTATTTAGGTAATTTAATGCTTTTTCAACGTTTTTTTCCCCGATAGAACCACATATAATTGGTTCTAAACCGATTTCTATATTCTTGGTTGAAACCGGTTTACTGGCTGTTGGCCTCATTTTATTTTAAACCTCCAGGTAAGTTAGAAAATATTTTTATTTTTTTTTGGGTTTTTGGTTGTGTCGGTGTTATTGAGGGGTTGTATAGTTTTTTGGTTTTTATTTTTCTTTGATTGTTTCTGTTACTTCCATTCCGAAGTGTCTTGCTTTTTCTTCTGTGTTTACGAGTACTTTGTCGCCTTCTTTTAGTTCAGATATTGATTTTGGTTTTCCTTCTGGGTCTACGAGTCTTATTGTTTCTGCGTTTTGGAGTACTGTTTTTATTGTTGTGTTTTCGGTTTCTGCTTCGATTAGCATGAGTGGGCGTTTTTCTATTTTGGATCGGCCTACTACTGCTTTTTTTGTTTTTCCTTCGTTGTTTACTATTAGTACTTCGTCACCTGCTTCTAGTTCGGAGAGGTATACTGTTTTGTTTCCTGGTGTTTTTAGGTATGCGTGTACGCCTCCTGCGTTTACTCTGAATGGTCTGGCTGCTACGTATGGTGATTCTATTGATTCTGAGTGTATTAGGAAGAGTCCTGTTGAACTGCTGCCTACTAGCATGCCTTCTCCTTTTTTCATTAGGCTGCATGTGTCTACGCATACTCGGTCTCCCATTCCTACTGGCTCTATTTTTTTTATTGTGGCTTCTGTTAGCTCTATTTCTCCTTCTTGGAATTCTTCGAGTTTTTCGGATGCTTTTATTATTTCTTGTATGTCGTTTGTTTCTAGTAGGACTCCGTCTGACCCTACTTCGAGTGTTTTTAGGGCTGTTTCGAGTTCGGTTGAGTTTTCTATTCCTGTGATGATTTTTACGTCTTTTTCTTGTAGTTCTGCTATTAGGTTTTCTAGTGGTATTATTTTCCAGTCTTCGCCTCTGATTATTATGTAGTCTACTTTTTCGGCTATTTGGCTGGCGAATTCTTCGTGTTTTTTGTCTGTTATTATTATGTATTCGGCGGTTTCTCCTTTGAAGTCTTTTAGTGTTTCTATGTCTTCTGATGAGTTTGGTCCGATTGGGAGTGTTTTTGTTCCGTCTCCTTCTCCGTTTTTTCCTGCTACTTTTATGTCTGCTTTGTCTCCGTATGATGCGGTTTTTATGTTTCCGAGTTCACGTGTTTTTTCCACGTCTTCGTCGTTTATTAGTACGGTGTTGTATCCTTGTTCTAGGGCAGTGGTTATTTTTTCTTTTTTGTCTTGCCATTTTTTGGTGTCGGCTTTTAGCCATAGTTCTTTTTTCATTTGTTATCATCTCTTGAGTTTTTTGTAGACTTCTTCTGCTTTTTTGTCTTTGTGGACTATTTCTGAGATTGCGTTTGTCATTGCTGGTACGTCGCTTGATTGGAATACGTTTCTTCCGATTGCGACTCCGCTGGCGCCGCCTTTTATTGCGCCTTCAACCATTTCTAGTACTTCTTTTTCGTTTTCCATTTTTGGTCCGCCGGCTACTACTATTGGTACTGGACATCCGGCTACTACTTCTTTGAATGTTTTTGAGGATCCGGTGTAGTTTGTTTTTATTATGTCGGCTCCTAGTTCTGCTCCTGCTCTTGCTGCGTGTTTGACGTATTTGACGTTGTATTCATCTTTTATTTTGTCTCCTCTTGGGTACATCATTGCTATGAGTGGTATTCCCCATTTGTCGCATTTTTCTGCTACTTTTCCGAGTTTTCTTAGTTGTTGGGCTTCTGTGTCTGACCCTATGTTTACGTGGACGCTTACTCCGTCGACTCCGTATTTTAATGCTTCTTCAACTTCGCATACTTGTATTTTGTTGTTGGGGTTGGGTCCGAGTGATGTGCTTGCGCTGAGGTGGGTTATTAATCCGACGTCTTTTCCATATCCTCTGTGTCCATGTGGTATCATTCCTTTCTGCATTAATACGGCGTTTGCACCGCCTTCTGCTACTTTTTCTACTGTGTCTGAGAAGTTTACGAGTCCTGGTATTGGTCCGACGCTTATTCCGTGGTCCATTGGTACTATTACTGTTCTTTGGCTGTTTCTGTCTATTATTCTTTCTTTTCTGATGTTTTTTCCTATCTCCATTATTCATTCACCCACACAGAGGTGTGTTAATGTGTGTCACACTTACATAGTTAGTTGTTCCAGAATACTTAATACTTCCCACAAAACACCACACACCAACAAACAAACATAAAAAACCAAACAACAAAACACTATCCCCCAAAACCAAAAACAACACTATAACAACAAAAAACCAAATAAAAAACAACAAACCCAACACCCCCAAAAAACGGTGCCAAAATGGAAACAAAAACAAAACTACTCGTAACATTCGCAACAATCTCATCCCTCTCAATGGGAATGATATTCCCATACATACCACTATACGGCCAAGAAATAGGAATGCCAATATCATTAATCGGCTACCTAATATTCACATACTACATCACAGAAATGTTCTCAAGAATACCAGTAGGCCAAATAACAAACGAACTCGGATACCCAAAAATAACCCTAATAGGCGGAACACTATTCATAACCTCATCAATACTATACCTAACATCCGAACTAATATGGCCAATACTATTCCTAGCACAAATAACATTCGCCCTAGCATTCTCAATAGCATGGGTCTCCATACCAGCCTACATAACAAAAGAAAAAGCATCACTACCAAAATACACCTTCCTAGTAGGAATAGGATGGCTATTCGGCCCACCAATCGGCGGAATAACACGAGACCTACTAGGAATGACAGAACTATTCATAATACTAACAATAAACAGCATAATCCTACTAACAATCTCAATATACTTCTACAACCAACCCCAAAAACCAAACCCCAACCCAACAAACAAAAAAACCACAATAACCAAATCAATAAAAAAATCAAAAAACTCATTCAAACAAGCCTACCACCTCCTCATCAACAGAAAAAAAGTCCTAATAGCAACACTCGTCTCACTAATAATGTTCATGTCATTCGGCCTCCTAGCATCCGTAATCCCACTACACCTCGAAGACATAGGATTCACCTCCTTCCTAATAGGAATATTCGCAGCAACACAAACAACAGTATCCGCAACAATCCGCCTAAAAACAGACCCAATAGCAAAAAAAATCGGCCGAGTAAACATACTAATCATAGGAACCGCAGTATGCGGACTAGCAATATACACAGTCTCAATATTCACAACCCCAACCGCACTAATCCTAATATCCGCAGTATGGGGATTAGGCCACGGACTCTACCTACCAATAGCCTTCGACCTAATAGCAGACGACACAACCGGAGGCGAAAGAGACATAGGAATGGGATTAAGAGGAACCGTAGGAACCGCAGGATCCGCAAT belongs to Methanonatronarchaeum sp. AMET-Sl and includes:
- a CDS encoding 3-dehydroquinate synthase II — translated: MKKELWLKADTKKWQDKKEKITTALEQGYNTVLINDEDVEKTRELGNIKTASYGDKADIKVAGKNGEGDGTKTLPIGPNSSEDIETLKDFKGETAEYIIITDKKHEEFASQIAEKVDYIIIRGEDWKIIPLENLIAELQEKDVKIITGIENSTELETALKTLEVGSDGVLLETNDIQEIIKASEKLEEFQEGEIELTEATIKKIEPVGMGDRVCVDTCSLMKKGEGMLVGSSSTGLFLIHSESIESPYVAARPFRVNAGGVHAYLKTPGNKTVYLSELEAGDEVLIVNNEGKTKKAVVGRSKIEKRPLMLIEAETENTTIKTVLQNAETIRLVDPEGKPKSISELKEGDKVLVNTEEKARHFGMEVTETIKEK
- a CDS encoding prephenate dehydrogenase/arogenate dehydrogenase family protein, with protein sequence MTEKHKITVIGGAGRMGQWIAETLNTPKHEIHITDKNKKAGLKYVDNKDITFHEDYSSIKYSDIVIVSVPIAITPKIIQEVGPKMKEGSLLMDVTSVKEEPVEAMKKHVPDYVNTIGTHPLFGPQETGFQDKNVVLVPVDSGGCLERVKEYIEKDGGNVRIMSAKEHDKAMAVVQGASHLLLILFGSILKDQEYEIEKNKDLTTPTFQLLLKDLDRVLVQNPSLYASIQTHNNYIPEIHQETIERYMEIEKIIEKGDTEKLSEFIEEIDRYIQREKPS
- a CDS encoding MFS transporter, with protein sequence METKTKLLVTFATISSLSMGMIFPYIPLYGQEIGMPISLIGYLIFTYYITEMFSRIPVGQITNELGYPKITLIGGTLFITSSILYLTSELIWPILFLAQITFALAFSIAWVSIPAYITKEKASLPKYTFLVGIGWLFGPPIGGITRDLLGMTELFIILTINSIILLTISIYFYNQPQKPNPNPTNKKTTITKSIKKSKNSFKQAYHLLINRKKVLIATLVSLIMFMSFGLLASVIPLHLEDIGFTSFLIGIFAATQTTVSATIRLKTDPIAKKIGRVNILIIGTAVCGLAIYTVSIFTTPTALILISAVWGLGHGLYLPIAFDLIADDTTGGERDIGMGLRGTVGTAGSAISVLIFMYIAEIITLSFSIATFGVIMMAFALTLHIYWKKKGVCR
- the aroE gene encoding shikimate dehydrogenase, yielding MKQKIYGLIGDPVSHSLSPPMQNTAFKKLDLPHTYHLFQVQEKNVYDAVKGAKALGLGGLNVTIPHKEKALEISNKVSEEAKLAGAVNTIDLKKTIKGYNTDIIGAKKAVTQKNQHYNKAVVVGAGGAARGVCIALKDIANKVVVLNRTPTKAKKISELLTTQDVESSYGELNKLKKELVDADLLVNSTPVGMHPNTDKSITTEENLHKDLTVFDLVYRPLKTKLLKEAEKVGATTINGVEMLVQQGAASFEIWTGKKPPTKDMREAVLKELKE
- the aroD gene encoding type I 3-dehydroquinate dehydratase; amino-acid sequence: MRPTASKPVSTKNIEIGLEPIICGSIGEKNVEKALNYLNNQKTDLIELRIDKINQDSYRDLKRGLSEIRSGPSLIITNRREKEGGEYDGSESNRVEDLISFMGFADIIDIELHTPRDLRDKLIDKAREQGVPIIVSYHNHSLTPRTTEIAMKIEECMEIGDIAKVAYMAKTPLDVLSLMRATYTVKKELGKPLCSISMGDVGKHSRVIGPLYGSDIIYAPIGEETAPGQIPINKIKGLLRDIY
- a CDS encoding 2-amino-3,7-dideoxy-D-threo-hept-6-ulosonate synthase, which codes for MMEIGKNIRKERIIDRNSQRTVIVPMDHGISVGPIPGLVNFSDTVEKVAEGGANAVLMQKGMIPHGHRGYGKDVGLITHLSASTSLGPNPNNKIQVCEVEEALKYGVDGVSVHVNIGSDTEAQQLRKLGKVAEKCDKWGIPLIAMMYPRGDKIKDEYNVKYVKHAARAGAELGADIIKTNYTGSSKTFKEVVAGCPVPIVVAGGPKMENEKEVLEMVEGAIKGGASGVAIGRNVFQSSDVPAMTNAISEIVHKDKKAEEVYKKLKR
- a CDS encoding chorismate mutase, with the protein product MKLEEIRNEIEEIDQEIINLIHKRTAMAGDIAKIKDKNDIPIRDDQQNKKVISRATEMAVEKGIDTGSVKKIFETLIEMNIEKQENLLGKGNLP